Proteins found in one Aneurinibacillus uraniidurans genomic segment:
- a CDS encoding Rpn family recombination-promoting nuclease/putative transposase, which yields MVNVIFYVLLEMQSSVDFQMPFRLLFYMLEIWRDILKNTDKNEAVRKDFRLVLYNGKQEWTAQ from the coding sequence GTGGTGAATGTCATTTTCTATGTTCTTCTCGAAATGCAGTCTAGTGTTGACTTTCAAATGCCGTTTCGACTGTTATTCTACATGCTTGAGATTTGGCGAGATATCCTGAAGAATACCGATAAAAACGAAGCAGTACGTAAAGATTTCCGCCTTGTACTATACAACGGAAAGCAGGAGTGGACGGCACAATGA
- a CDS encoding SET domain-containing protein, whose product MIEIKTSTLSDGEFNRGVFATRDIAKGTLIHEAPVIPYPNEDHVFIEQTVLADYVFEYGANHTAVVLGYGMLFNHSYKPNATYDINFENHTFDFYAYTDIRAGEEILINYNGDVDDKDPLWFNKGEEGYPLKENKECKNK is encoded by the coding sequence ATGATTGAGATAAAAACTTCCACACTTAGTGATGGAGAATTCAATAGAGGGGTATTCGCGACACGCGACATAGCAAAAGGTACACTCATACATGAGGCACCGGTTATTCCTTATCCGAATGAGGATCATGTTTTTATAGAGCAAACGGTACTTGCCGATTACGTGTTTGAATATGGTGCAAACCACACTGCAGTCGTTTTAGGATATGGGATGCTGTTTAACCATTCATATAAGCCCAATGCCACTTATGATATTAACTTTGAGAACCACACATTTGACTTCTATGCTTACACAGACATAAGAGCAGGAGAAGAAATTCTCATCAACTATAATGGTGATGTCGATGACAAAGATCCACTGTGGTTTAATAAGGGGGAAGAAGGATATCCCCTAAAGGAAAATAAAGAGTGTAAGAATAAATAG